In bacterium, the following are encoded in one genomic region:
- a CDS encoding glutaredoxin family protein gives MAKSVKIYSTPTCTYCKMAKDFFQKSGVKYDEVDVSADMDARKEMVEKSHQLGVPVIDVEGEIFVGFNRSELAKALGIK, from the coding sequence ATGGCAAAATCCGTAAAAATTTACAGCACGCCGACGTGTACGTACTGCAAGATGGCGAAGGACTTCTTTCAGAAGAGTGGGGTCAAATATGACGAGGTTGATGTCTCCGCGGATATGGACGCGCGGAAGGAGATGGTGGAAAAGTCGCATCAGCTGGGTGTGCCGGTGATTGACGTTGAGGGGGAGATATTCGTAGGGTTTAATCGTTCGGAGCTCGCTAAGGCGTTGGGAATTAAATAG